A stretch of DNA from Leucobacter luti:
AGTATGGACACCCTGCCCTCCGGGATGCGGCTGGGCGACAACGACACGCGGATCCTCGCGGTAGCGCAAAACCTCGCGGGGGAGGGAGTAGACGTCACGGTCGTGTCGAAGGACCTGCCGATGCGGCTGAAGGCAGCGGCGCTCGGGCTCGGCTCCGAAGAGTACCGCGCCGAACTCGCGAGCGATGACTCCTTCACCGGCACGGCCACGGTGCAGCTCGAAGAAGAAGAGATGCGAGTGCTCTGGGAAGCCGAGCGCATCGACGGAGTTGCCGCAGCAGAGGGCCTGCCGCTTGGCACAGGTCTGGTGCTCCACTCCCCGCGCGGCTCGGCGCTTGGACGCGTTGACGGGCCGGGCGGACTCCACCTCGTACGCGGCGACCGTGAAGTGTTCGGAGTCTCCGGGCGCAGTGCGGAACAGCGGCTGGCGATTGACCTCCTGCTCGACCCGAACGTCGGGATCGTGTCTCTCGGCGGAAACGCTGGCACAGGGAAATCGGCGCTCGCGCTCGCCGCAGGCCTCGAAGCGGTGCTGGAACGTAGGCAGCACCGCAAAGTGATGGTGTTCCGCCCGCTCTACGCAGTGGGAGGGCAAGACCTCGGGTACCTGCCGGGCGATCACGCCGAGAAGATGAATCCGTGGGCGCAAGCCGTGTTCGACACGCTCGGCTCCATCGTCTCGCAGAACGTGCTTGATGAGGTCGTCGCGCGAGATCTCGTGGAAGTGCTGCCGCTGACCCACATCCGCGGGCGTTCGCTGCACGACGCCTTCGTGATTGTGGATGAGGCGCAGTCGCTTGAGCGGGGTGTACTACTGACGATGCTCAGCCGGATCGGGCAGAACTCGCGCGTCGTGCTCACCCACGATGTCGCGCAGCGCGACAACTTGCGCGTCGGCCGCTACGACGGCATCGCAGCGGTGATCGAGAAACTGAAGGGACACGCCCTGTTCGGTCACGTCACGCTCACGCGCTCGGAACGCAGCGACATCGCCGCTCTCGTGACCGAGCTGCTGGGCGACTAGGCGCGGGTTGGTGGGTTGAGCGGGTTGGGGTGGCTGGCTGGCTTGGCGGGTTGGGTTGGCGGGCTAGCTTCTTGGCTTGACTGCTTGGCGGGTTGGGTTGGCGGGCTAGCTTCTTGGCTTGACTGCTTGGCGGGTTGAGTTGGTGGGTTGGGAGGCTGCCTACTTGGCAAGCCCTCCCTCCCGCTCCTCGGCCCTCCTGCCCGCTCTTCGGCCCTCCTGCACTGCGGGACCCATCCTGCGTGATCCCTGCCCCTCCTTCGCTACCCCTCCTTGGCTCGCCGTGCCCCTCCTTCGCCGCCCCTCCTGTTCATGGGTCGATTTTCGGGCCTTCAGAAGCTTGAAGCCCCGAAAATCGACCCATGAGCCTGAGCGGCCACTGCTCTCGCGCCCAACGTCTCGCCTTGTGGGAGTCTCCTCGCTGTCCGAGAGGCTGAGCTTCTCGAAGGGCTCAGGGATCCTCCCTGCCTGTGCCACCCCGCTCGTGCCCGTCCTGTCTCGTGCCCCTGCCACTCCTTCGCCATCCCTCGTGTTCATGGGTCGATATTTGGACCTTCAGGAGCTTGAAGCCCCGAGAATCGACCCATGGGTCCTAGGGAGCCAGCGCCCTCGCGCCCAACGACTCGCCTTAAGAGAGTCTCCTCGCCGTCCGGGAGGTTTGTGGTCTTCGAAGGGCTCAGGGATCCTCCCTCCCTGTGCCACCCCGCTCTTGCCAGAACCCCGCTCGTGCTCGTGTCTCGAGTCTCGTGTCTCGTGTCTCGTGCTTCGTGCCCGTCCTGCCTCGTGCCTCCCAGCTCCTGTTTTCCCTGCCCCTGCCCCTCCTTCGCCACGCCTCCTGCTCATGGGTCGATTTTTGGGCCTTCAGGAGCTTGAAGCCCCGAGAATCGACCCATGAAACGGGTGTGCGAGGTGGGCACGACGCCACGCCACGCGCGCGAAACTTCGCTCACAGCTGGGGGTTATCCACAGATTCGAGGTGCGCGGCCCTCTGGCGTTCGCGAGTACCCACACTGGACTCATGCCTTGGCCTCACACCCCAGTCCCCGCAGACCTTGCGGGCAGAGCGTTCCACGTTTCCGAAGGCGTTGCCGCCGGACTCACCCTAGATGCGCTGCGCCACCCACGCTTCGCTGCGCCGTTTCCCGGCGTGCGAACGGTGCGCACCAGCGCGAATGCGAACTCCGACTCCGCCCTCTTCCCCGCGCGCGCCGCACAAGCACTCGCGCTGCAGTTCGTGCCGCGGCTCAGGCCTGGTGAGGCCTTCAGCCACACCACCGCGCTTGCCCTGCTGGGGTGCCCGATTCGCGCGGCGCCCGACGTCCACACGATCGTGCCGCGTCCGGCCAGCCGATCGAAAGTGCGCGGTGTCATCGGGCACACGTACTCCGGCGAATTCACCCACTGGATCGATCGGAGCACAGGCGCCCGCACAGTGCCGCCACTGCTCGCCTTCACCCTGGCAGCGGCGTTGCTCAGCGTTCGCGAGCTCGTGGTGGCCGCGGACCACCTGCTGCGTCCAAACATTCGAGCTCGTGCGGGCCCGCTGGCCACGCACGAGGAGCTGATAGCGGAGGCCCAGCGCGCACGAACGCCCGGTGTGCTGCGCGCCAGAGCGGCGCTCGAATTCGCGAGGTCAGGATCGGAGTCACGAATGGAAACACTGCTCAGGCTCGTGCTGATTGCCTACGGGATTGACGTATTCGAGTTGCAAATCGACGTACACGACCCATCTGGGCGCTGGATCGGCAGATTCGATATGGGAGACCTGGAGCGCAAGATTCTCGTGGAGTACGACGGGGAGCAACACCGCACCAACGATGAGCAGTACGAGCGTGATGCCGAGCGACTTGCTGCTGCGCATGATGCCGGGTTTGTGGTGTTGCGGTTTCGGCGCCGCGATGTGCTCTATCGCCCACGGGCGACGGCGGGCAGGATCGCGGATGCGCTCGGGGTCCCGCTTCGTCCGCCCGATGGCGTATTCCAGGCGCTGCTCGCAGCACGCTGAGCGAAGCACGCTGAGCGCAGGGTCCGAGGCGGGGGCGAGGCGGGGGCAGGGGCGCACGTGCTCCGCGCGAAGCCGGTAGCCGTCAGCGACCGGGCGAGCCGCTCCGTCTCCGGTACACGCGCATCCAGAACGGCCTGCGGATCAGTTTCGACCTCGGGGGACCGAGGCCCTAGCGCGTCAGCGCCTCGTGCCACTCGACAGTTGCCGCGAGATTCGCTGCGGCGCTCGCCGCAGCCGCCTCTGGATCGCGGTGTGTGATCGCCGCAAGGACCTCGTCGTGGCCGCGCGGTTCGTTGCGGCAGAACCCCTCCTGGGACTGCGCCGCCCGCATCGATTCATGGAGGAGCGGCAGGAGGGCCGTGTAGATCTCGAACAGAATTGGATTGTGCGCCGCTCGTGCGACTGCTTCGTGCACCGCGACATCGGCGTCGACCCACTCCTCATCTGACGCAGCAGCGCGAGTGGCAAGCGCCGCGGTGATCCGCGCAATGTCGTCCGCATTGGCGCGCTCCGCCGCGAAGCGGGCGAGCTGCGGCTCCAGCGTGTTCCGCGCCTCCAGGACATCAAGCAGGCTGCCTCCCGAGCGCGCCAGTGCACCGGGCACCTCGCTTGTCGCGCGCACGAAGGTGCCGTCGCCCCTGCGAATCTCGAGCATGCCCGAATACTGCAGTGCGCGCAGCGCCTCGCGGAGCGTGCCTCGGGCGACTTCAAGTTCCGCCATCAACTCCGGTTCCGGCGGGATCCGTTCGCCGAGCTGCCACCGGCCCTCCACGATTTCGGCGCGGAGTCGCTCGACGACCTGATCGCTCAGTGAGCGCTGCTGTACCGGATCGAGTGTCATGTATGCGATGATAGTCCCTTCATGATGGGTAGACGTTGGATGTTTGGACGTGTAACGTCACTGGGGTGGCGTGCGCGCCGGAAAGACAGGGGTGAAGTGGTGAACGCGAGGAATCGGTCGGGGCTGGCAGCACGGGAGCGGTCGGCGTTGGGACGCGCCGCGCCGCTCCTGGTCGCGCTCCTCCTGGTGGCCCTGAACCTGCGGCTCGGGATCACGAGCGCGAGTGCCTTGCTCACCGCGCTCACCGAGACCGGGGCGCTGTCCGCCTTCGCCGTGGTGCTGGTGCCAGCGATCCCGACCGCGGTGTTTGCGATTGCCGGGATCAGCACCGCGCGCCTTGCCCTCCGCTACGGCGCCGAGAAGGTCGTGCTCGGCGGCATGATTGCGCTCACGGGAGGGCTTGCGGTTCGTGCAATCCCCGACCCCTGGGTCGTGGTGATTGGCACCATCGTCGCAACTGGCGGCCTCGCGATGGTCAACATCCTGCTCCCTGCGGTCGTGCGTGCCCACTTTGGGCAGCGGATCGGACCGGTCACGACGGCGTATACGACCTTGATGTCTGTCGGTGCGGCGACCGCAGCGGCGGTGGCCGTGCCGCTCGCGAACTGGGCGGGCTCACCCTCTGTGGGCCTCGCCCTC
This window harbors:
- a CDS encoding PhoH family protein → MTGINQGLRTYVLDTSVLLSDPGALFRFAEHSVVLPVAVVIELEKKRHDPELGYFARRALRILDELRATHLRLDFPVPVGEAGGTLRVELNHTSMDTLPSGMRLGDNDTRILAVAQNLAGEGVDVTVVSKDLPMRLKAAALGLGSEEYRAELASDDSFTGTATVQLEEEEMRVLWEAERIDGVAAAEGLPLGTGLVLHSPRGSALGRVDGPGGLHLVRGDREVFGVSGRSAEQRLAIDLLLDPNVGIVSLGGNAGTGKSALALAAGLEAVLERRQHRKVMVFRPLYAVGGQDLGYLPGDHAEKMNPWAQAVFDTLGSIVSQNVLDEVVARDLVEVLPLTHIRGRSLHDAFVIVDEAQSLERGVLLTMLSRIGQNSRVVLTHDVAQRDNLRVGRYDGIAAVIEKLKGHALFGHVTLTRSERSDIAALVTELLGD
- a CDS encoding endonuclease domain-containing protein, translated to MPWPHTPVPADLAGRAFHVSEGVAAGLTLDALRHPRFAAPFPGVRTVRTSANANSDSALFPARAAQALALQFVPRLRPGEAFSHTTALALLGCPIRAAPDVHTIVPRPASRSKVRGVIGHTYSGEFTHWIDRSTGARTVPPLLAFTLAAALLSVRELVVAADHLLRPNIRARAGPLATHEELIAEAQRARTPGVLRARAALEFARSGSESRMETLLRLVLIAYGIDVFELQIDVHDPSGRWIGRFDMGDLERKILVEYDGEQHRTNDEQYERDAERLAAAHDAGFVVLRFRRRDVLYRPRATAGRIADALGVPLRPPDGVFQALLAAR
- a CDS encoding FadR/GntR family transcriptional regulator, with the protein product MTLDPVQQRSLSDQVVERLRAEIVEGRWQLGERIPPEPELMAELEVARGTLREALRALQYSGMLEIRRGDGTFVRATSEVPGALARSGGSLLDVLEARNTLEPQLARFAAERANADDIARITAALATRAAASDEEWVDADVAVHEAVARAAHNPILFEIYTALLPLLHESMRAAQSQEGFCRNEPRGHDEVLAAITHRDPEAAAASAAANLAATVEWHEALTR